One window of the Rhipicephalus microplus isolate Deutch F79 chromosome 2, USDA_Rmic, whole genome shotgun sequence genome contains the following:
- the LOC119169310 gene encoding Na(+)/dicarboxylate cotransporter 3, with product MLLYIGYALIVHGVEATNLHKRVILTSLLVFGGKSGFIIGGFVITTILVSMWTNAVRTAAIVLPIAMEALQHIQDNRLFHVLELRTRYMRRTAGIGTPIMEARYLIEGGVVMPDVIHILSEFFTVKKGLLIGISYSAVLGSMGSVVGCGGNLFVKAFMEQMYNYRRITIYQWVQSHLPLTVLCSFLLWFVLSVCYASDVVSSDHISKRAFEDIIYRHFAELGAVSFTEMATIITFLCMAVAIVGSHHYAEALNIEAAESTFNETACVFFLAFVLHALPSIYYHRRGRSRRRFHSQMAQHAVKKISWAFVITMGAGVCVAKLIVHYKLQQNFDGLLPSSATTSAFYVQLLVAFVALVLAEINNSLNNIVIFAPLICHVSDALKVHPLYLLMPFTFCCYFGFMASTATPVSEYVTDYGDLLEDEFILPGIAMKVGCALIVLLAYNTWCWDYLYLKEPIKPLTKRNQTAPKSPTSRMMTRMGSS from the exons ATGCTGCTGTATATCGG GTACGCTCTCATAGTGCACGGTGTCGAAGCGACCAATCTTCACAAGCGAGTCATCTTGACGTCCCTGCTGGTGTTCGGCGGCAAGTCGGGCTTCATCATCGGTGGCTTCGTCATCACCACCATACTTGTCTCGATGTGGACGAACGCCGTACGCACCGCCGCCATCGTGTTGCCCATCGCGATGGAAGCGCTGCAGCACATCCAGGACAACCGGCTGTTCCACGTGCTCGAGTTAAGGACGCGCTACATGCGCCGCACCGCGGGCATCGGTACGCCCATCATGGAGGCGCGCTACCTCATCGAAGGTGGTGTCGTCATGCCGGACGTGATACACATCCTGAGCGAGTTCTTCACCGTCAAGAAAGGCCTGCTCATCGGCATCTCGTACTCCGCCGTTCTGGGCAGCATGGGCTCCGTGGTAGGCTGCGGCGGCAACCTGTTCGTCAAGGCATTCATGGAGCAGATGTACAACTACCGCCGCATCACCATCTACCAGTGGGTTCAGTCGCACCTACCACTGACAGTGCTCTGCTCGTTCCTGCTGTGGTTCGTGCTCTCCGTGTGCTACGCGAGCGACGTGGTGTCCAGCGACCACATCTCCAAGCGGGCTTTCGAGGACATCATCTACCGGCACTTCGCCGAGCTGGGAGCCGTCAGCTTTACCGAGATGGCGACCATCATCACCTTCCTCTGCATGGCCGTTGCCATCGTTGGCTCGCACCACTACGCCGAGGCGCTCAACATCGAGGCCGCGGAGTCAACCTTCAACGAGACGGCGTGCGTGTTCTTCTTGGCTTTCGTTCTGCACGCTTTGCCCAGCATCTACTACCACCGAAGAGGCCGATCACGTCGCCGCTTCCATAGCCAGATGGCACAGCATGCTGTCAAAAAGATATCGTGGGCCTTCGTCATCACCATGGGTGCTGGTGTGTGCGTGGCCAAGCTCATCGTGCACTACAAGCTGCAACAGAACTTCGACGGGCTGCTGCCGAGCAGCGCAACCACGTCTGCCTTCTATGTGCAGTTGCTTGTCGCGTTCGTCGCCCTGGTGCTGGCCGAGATCAACAACTCGTTGAACAACATCGTGATCTTTGCGCCTCTCATCTGCCACGTTTCGGACGCGCTCAAGGTGCACCCGCTGTACCTGCTCATGCCGTTCACCTTCTGCTGTTACTTCGGCTTCATGGCGTCCACTGCGACGCCGGTCAGCGAGTACGTCACCGACTATGGAGACTTGCTCGAGGACGAGTTCATACTGCCTGGCATCGCCATGAAGGTTGGCTGCGCACTGATCGTGCTTCTGGCGTACAACACCTGGTGTTGGGATTATCTGTATCTCAAGGAGCCAATCAAGCCGCTTACTAAGCGGAACCAAACGGCACCGAAGTCGCCGACGAGCCGCATGATGACACGCATGGGCTCATCTTAA